A window of Cheilinus undulatus linkage group 23, ASM1832078v1, whole genome shotgun sequence genomic DNA:
GGCTGCCCCTCGGGGTCCGGAGCGATGAGGACGAGCCTCGAGTTTTCTCCCCCGTGGACGGCTGGGGGTCTCTGCTGCAGTCCGCGGAGTatctcacctcctcctcctcttctctggAGTCCAGCCGGGAAAAAAGGACTTCAAACCCCGCAAATTACCGCTTCATGAGCCGGACCAAGCTCAGAGGGCAGATGCTCCGGAACAGCAGCAAAGGGGACCGGAGGAGCAGGCTGACCCTGTCCCTGGATGTCCCCACCAACATCATGAACGTGCTCTTTGACGTGGCCAAAGCCAAAAACCTGCGCGCAAAAGCGGCGGAGAACGCGCGTCTTCTGGCTCAAATCGGACGGAGAAAGTGAACAAACTAGTGATGGACAACTGAGATTGAACAGACAGCCATGACCAGTGTTGGCCTCGTTACTTTTAATTCTCTTTAAAGTAGCGGTTTTGGTTTGTTTCTGCAGGTTAGGAGTGTTTTAGTGTGGATAATTTATTGCCCTAATATGGAAGACCCCTGAAATCAAGATCCCCTGTCTCACACAATACAACCGTTTAATTTGCTTTTATGCTATAAACTGAATCTTCTACTTTCAGTAGCATTTTCAAACGAAGAAAATAATTTGGCTGATAGTTTTCTTTGTGAAAACAGTATCAACTGACAGAAAACTCCCAGTGTTACAGTATGATCACCAATTAAATTCAGCTGTGAGATTTAATGTTACTGTGCATTTTAAAGTGTTACCATGCCTTTGTATGAGAGTATAATACACGTGTTTCATGCACTTAAAATGTTGTGGTACATCTTAAAATGATAATAGTATGTCAAAGAAAATTAATATGACTATAAGACATGTTTGAACGCCAATTTGACATATAAAAGAAGATTTCCCTTGTTATATGGGCAGTGATGAAGGATTTGTCTCAGTAAATACCATCtcttatgttttcttttcagtatAATGAAGGATCCGTGCCCTGTTGTGCTCCCAAAGTCATCAAATCTTAAATCTCTGACTAACAACAAGGATATAGCAGctgtaattttagtttttatggtTCTTTGCATAAGACCAATGAAATCTTTTGTACTTCTAATGCATATTCATACTGTTTTCTCTTTGGTGCTTTATTTAGTTATAGACGAGGTAGTTTTCTGTTCAGAGGTTTACATGGAAGTCTCTAATGATTCCAGATTTGAGTGTGAAACGTCCACAGTGGAAACGGGAACTCTAACATACTGAAAATCAACAGTGATATCATGAAATGCAGTAAATGCTAATGCATGGGATTGTAATTGTTCATCAGatgtctgttatttttataCTTCAAATAAAGGATTATTTTTCCTCAAATAAAGCAGAAGtaacaaaagtatttgccctTTTTATTCCACCAAATTTTGAATGGAATTTATTGactatttctttatttacagcTCTTTTACATTGTCACACTGTTaaatttaaatcacttttctctAGTTCAATGCATACACACAGAAGAGGTGAAATTTTTGGATGTATGATAAGAAATAGAAAACTAACTCAAATATCAATAGTAGTTTCATTGAGGTGCTACCATTTATACACTCTGATATAGAAGCCTCACACTTTTTAAcagaaatcacttttttttaatcatatttgtAATTCCACTATTCTgcattttaaattacttttctGTCAGTTTAGATTTTTCTGCTGTCTCAAACTAAGAGCAACTGATTTCCCTCCTGGATACAGGCCCGCTTTTATCGGTAGATcgagattttaacatgaacttaaccatggtaaagaaaaaaaagaacttgttatggattgaaaaggaaattagGCGACAGTTTAAAGGTAAGTGTTTTATAACAGAGGGTGCAAAtgactttgacttgtccactgagctgtctgagtttttaaaagtgaaatgagacattgaaGAGCAGTGATTGACTTAGAGTATTCAAATccccttcatttttgtattttcctaTGTCGCAGCCTTGTACTACAgtcgaaaaaaaaaatctcattcatCTACACTCAATACCCCATcataacaaagagaaaacagaatttaagacatttttgctaattttttacacaaaaaactgaaatacacCATTTACACAAGTATTCAAgtcctttgcaaaaacacttgaaattttgcTTGGGTACTTCCCATTTCTCTCAATCTTTTAGACAGTTTTGAAAACTCCAAGTGAGATTTCACGTGTTTGCACTGATGAGAGGCTCAGTCTAGCCACTCTACCATAAGCCCAGATCTGTGGAGGGCCCCactgatggttgtccttctggaactttgtctggtctccacacaggatctctggagctcaatcagagtgaccatcacgctcttggtcacctctcttactaaggcccatATCACCCGATTGCAcagtttggctgggcgaccACCTCTTGGAAGAGCCCTGGTTGAGCCAAAGTTCTACATTTGAGAGTTACAGGGGCCactgcatca
This region includes:
- the ucn3l gene encoding urocortin 3, like: MLSSLKTLLLLSVLCTPTSSLCLRLSQTRSDLLCDDRLPLGVRSDEDEPRVFSPVDGWGSLLQSAEYLTSSSSSLESSREKRTSNPANYRFMSRTKLRGQMLRNSSKGDRRSRLTLSLDVPTNIMNVLFDVAKAKNLRAKAAENARLLAQIGRRK